The genomic DNA TGCTGAATTTCTTCCTGGTGCGCGCGGCGCCCGGCGACCCGGCGCTGATCCTGGCCGGCCAGTCCGGCGCCGTCGATGCCGGCACCCTTGCCCAGTTGCGCCAGGACCTGGGGCTGGACCGCCCGCTGCCCGCCCAGCTGGGCAGCTACCTGTGGGGCCTCGCCCAGGGCGACCTCGGCGTGTCGCACCGCCAGCAGGCGCCCGTGCTGGCGCTCATCCTGGCGCACCTGCCCGCCACCTTGCTCCTGACCGTCACGGCGTATCTCTTCGCCCTGGCCGCAGGGGTGGGACTGGGCCTGGCGGCGGCGGCGCGCGCGGGGCGCTGGACCGACAACGCCGTCATGACGCTGGCGCTGCTGGCCTATGCCACGCCGCTCTTCTGGATCGGGCTGATGGCGGTGCTGGTGTTCTCGGTGCAATGGCAGTGGCTGCCCGCCTTCGGCTACGAGACCGTCGGCGCGGGGTACACCGGCTGGGCCCGCGTCCTGGACGTCGGCCGCCACCTCCTGCTGCCGGCCTTGACGCTCGGGCTGTTCCACATGGCCGTCTATGCCAGGCTGACGCGCGCCTCCGTGCTGTCGGTGCGGCGCCTGGACTTCGTGCGCACCGCCCGGGCAAAGGGCCTGCCGGAGCGCGACATCGCCCGGCGCCACGTGCTGCGCAATGCGCTGCTGCCGCTCATCACCTATGCCGGCATCCAGGCCGGCAACCTGGTGGGCGGCTCGCTGGTCGTGGAGACGGTCTACGCCTGGCCGGGCATCGGCCGGCTTGCCTATGAAGCGCTGATGCAGCGCGACTACAACCTGCTGCTGGGGGTCTTCCTGATCGCCTCCGTGCTCGTCGTGCTGATCAACCTGTTGACCGATCTCCTCTATACCCTGGCCGATCCCCGTATCGAACTGACATGACGATGATGCTTGCCCTTTCCAGACGGCACCCGGGCGGCGCGGCGGGACTCGTGCTGCTGGCGGGCGTGCTGCTGCTGGCGCTGGCCGCCCGCTGGCTGTATCCCGGCAACCCCTGGGACATGGTGGAGGGGCCTTTCCTGCCGCCCTTGTCGCCGGGCCTGCCGCTGGGCTCGGACATGCTGGGGCGCGACGTCGCCGCCGGCATCGTGCACGGCACGCGCGCCACGCTGCTGCTGGGCGCCGTCTCGGCCGGCGTCGCGATGACACTGGGCGTGGGGCTCGGTGCGCTCGCCGGCTACCACGGCGGCAGGCTGGACCACTGCATCGTGGGTCTCATCGAGGTGTTCCAGACCATCCCCGGCTTCCTGCTCGCCGTGGTGGTGGTCGCCGTCCTCACCCCCAGCCTCGGCACCGTGACCGGCGCCATCGCGCTGGTGACATGGCCGGGCCTGGCGCGGCTGGTGCGCGCGGAATTCCTCAGCCTGCGCCAGCGCGAGTTCGTCCAGGCAGCCGTGCTGGCGGGCCAATCCGCCGGCCGCGTCATCCTGACGCAGATCCTGCCCAACGCCCTGGCGCCCATCATCGTGTCCGGCTCGATGATGGTGGCCAGCGCCATCCTGCTGGAGTCCGCGCTGAGCTTCCTGGGACTGGGCGATCCGGACACGATGACCTGGGGCTACCTGATCGGCGCCTCGCGCAGCGTCTTGCGCGATGCCTGGTGGATGAGCGTCTTTCCAGGGCTTGCCATCCTGCTGACGGTGCTCGCGCTCAATCTCGTGGGCGAGGCGCTCAATGATGCGCTGGATCCGCGCCGCGGCGGCGCAGGAGCCCCAGCATGACGGCGCTGCTCGCGGTCAACGGCCTGTGCATCCAGACGCTTGCGGGCGCCCCGCTGGTCAGGGACATCTCGCTGTCCATCGCACGCGGCGAAATCGTCTGCGTCGTGGGGGAGTCGGGCTCGGGCAAGTCCCTGACGGCGCAGGCGTTGATGGGCCTGCTGCCCGCCGAGTCGCTGCGCCTGGCGGCGGGCAGCATCCGCCATCACGGCCGCGAACTGGCCGGCCTCGACAACCGCCAGTGGCAGGCCGTCCGCGGCCGCGCGCTGGGCATGGTCTTCCAGGAGCCCATGAGCGCGCTGAACCCCGTGCTGCGCGTCGGAGACCAGGTCGAGGAGGCGCTGCGGCTGCCAGGCCCACAGGGCGTGCGCCTGGATGCCCGCGCCCGCCGGGCGCGGGTGCTTGCCCTGTTTGACGATGTCGGGCTGCCCGACCCCGCTGCGCTGGCCACCGCCTATCCCTTCCAACTGTCGGGCGGCCAGCGCCAACGGGTGATGATCGCGATGGCGCTGGCCCGCGCACCGGACATCCTCATCGCCGACGAGCCGACCACCGCGCTGGACGTGACCACGCAGGCACGGATCCTGGCCTTGATCCGCGCCTTGCGCGACAGCCGCGGCATCGGCGTGCT from Orrella dioscoreae includes the following:
- a CDS encoding ABC transporter permease, with protein sequence MTGMGKVLRHRIAKSMLVLACIALLNFFLVRAAPGDPALILAGQSGAVDAGTLAQLRQDLGLDRPLPAQLGSYLWGLAQGDLGVSHRQQAPVLALILAHLPATLLLTVTAYLFALAAGVGLGLAAAARAGRWTDNAVMTLALLAYATPLFWIGLMAVLVFSVQWQWLPAFGYETVGAGYTGWARVLDVGRHLLLPALTLGLFHMAVYARLTRASVLSVRRLDFVRTARAKGLPERDIARRHVLRNALLPLITYAGIQAGNLVGGSLVVETVYAWPGIGRLAYEALMQRDYNLLLGVFLIASVLVVLINLLTDLLYTLADPRIELT
- a CDS encoding ABC transporter permease; this translates as MTMMLALSRRHPGGAAGLVLLAGVLLLALAARWLYPGNPWDMVEGPFLPPLSPGLPLGSDMLGRDVAAGIVHGTRATLLLGAVSAGVAMTLGVGLGALAGYHGGRLDHCIVGLIEVFQTIPGFLLAVVVVAVLTPSLGTVTGAIALVTWPGLARLVRAEFLSLRQREFVQAAVLAGQSAGRVILTQILPNALAPIIVSGSMMVASAILLESALSFLGLGDPDTMTWGYLIGASRSVLRDAWWMSVFPGLAILLTVLALNLVGEALNDALDPRRGGAGAPA